One Takifugu rubripes chromosome 19, fTakRub1.2, whole genome shotgun sequence genomic window carries:
- the LOC101072949 gene encoding voltage-dependent calcium channel subunit alpha-2/delta-2-like, whose product MAIGKGSRSIVCLVSVQMILICCSSWPGAAALTFPQQYTIMHWARRIEQEIDRVFQHITGAQQLKGIYNEERRRFSLVRNQPRKIVEKVASDIENLLAKKRKALDRLANEAERLQREHLWQDGIKELDMAYYDSKADLDYYSMDGEGEMENPSHIKLEFVYDPNFKNNVNYSYTAVQIPTDIYKGAPVILNELNWTQALEKVFMENSQEDPSLLWQAFGSATGVTRYYPATPWKSPDKIDLYDVRRRPWYIQGASSPKDMVILVDVSGSVSGLTLKLIKASVMEMLDTLSDDDYVNVARFNEKAEAVVPCFKHLVQANVRNKKIFKDAVQQMQAKGTTDYKSGFHFAFNQLLNKTNVPRANCNKIIMLFTDGGEDRAQDVFMQYNWPNKTVRVFTFSVGQHNYDVTPLQWIACTNKGYYFEIRSICAIRINTQEYLDVLGRPMVLAGSDAKQVHWTNVYQDALGLGMVITGTLPVFNLTMKGGSQNQLILGVMGVDVHLDEIKRITPRYNLGANGYIFAIDANGYLLLHPNLQPKLVNLPEPVTLDFLDAEVEDSSKEEIRRQMIDGRPGEMQVKTLLKSIDEQYIDDVYRGYTWTPVNGTDYSLGLVLPPYNEFYIQADLSDVMLQLQYMQSLLPSSFESSGHVFLAPREYCQRLHLSDNNTQFLQNFLSLMLDISLDSDECDLGLVHNLILDSRIIGQLASRVWKNKDLNSYGFLAVFASTDGGITRVFPNLAAELWDEDPEPFNSNYYRRSLDNKGYIFRPPFRSALDDTLGPENSTVGILVSSAVEVNLGGKILKPAVVGVKLDLEAWVDKFKILASNVSDSRQGSHKCGPSRSCEMDCEVNTDDLLCYLIDDGGFLVMSNQRDHWKKIGLFFGDVDPYLMHALYNNSIFTRRQTFQYQSACEPVSSSHTGAAVRSIFVPSITDVLNLAWWTSTVAWSVTQQLLYGLLHNSWLYRDDLLVEGFEMRESSCVTIQSQFYFTNTTNSYNMLQDCGNCSRLFHAKRIENTNLLFVVAETLPCSSCEIERLTQVRTEFQEENPCEVLSNARYRKGPTSCFDYSALENTSECGRGHALQSSIGVLVFIQLILPHFHV is encoded by the exons GATAATGCACTGGGCCCGACGCATCGAGCAGGAGATTGACAGAGTCTTTCAGCACATCACCGGAGCTCAGCAGTTGAAGGGG ATATACAATGAAGAAAGACGGCGCTTCAGTCTGGTGAGGAATCAGCCTCGGAAGATTGTGGAGAAGGTGGCCTCAGATATAGAGAACCTCCTGGCGAAGAAGCGCAAAGCTCTCGAC AGGCTGGCCAACGAGGCGGAGCGGCTGCAGCGAGAGCATCTCTGGCAGGACGGAATCAAG GAGCTGGACATGGCTTATTATGATTCAAAGGCAGATCTGGATTAT TATTCCATGGATGGGGAAGGAGAGATGGAAAATCCTTCACACATTAAGCTGGAGTTTGTGTACGATCCAAACTTCAAGAACAACGTCAACTATTCATACACAGCCGTCCAGATACCCACGGACATTTATAAAGGAG CTCCCGTCATCCTGAACGAGTTGAACTGGACACAGGCGCTCGAGAAAGTGTTCATGGAGAACAGCCAGGAGGATCCGTCGCTGCTGTGGCAAGCCTTTGGGAGCGCGACGGGCGTCACTCGATACTACCCAG CTACGCCTTGGAAATCACCTGATAAAATTGACTTGTACGACGTCAGAAGGCGACCGTG GTACATCCAGGGAGCCTCCTCACCCAAAGATATGGTCATTCTTGTTGATGT gAGCGGCAGTGTTAGTGGACTCACACTGAAATTGATCAAAGCATCAGTGATGGAGATGCTGGACACGCTGTCAGACGATGACTATGTCAACGTAGCCAGA TTTAACGAGAAGGCCGAGGCTGTGGTTCCCTGCTTCAAACACCTCGTCCAAGCCAACGTGCGCAACAAAAAGATCTTCAAGGATGCCGTCCAACAGATGCAGGCCAAAGGAACCACTGACTACAAGTCTGGATTTCATTTTGCCTTCAACCAGCTGTTAAAT AAGACAAATGTCCCTCGAGCCAACTGCAATAAAATTATAATGCTATTCACcgatggaggagaggacagagctcAGGACGTCTTCATGCAATACAACTGGCCCAACAAAACG GTGCGAGTTTTCACGTTCTCCGTGGGTCAACACAATTATGATGTCACGCCTTTACAGTGGATCGCGTGCACCAACAAGG GTTACTATTTTGAGATCCGTTCCATCTGTGCGATAAGGATTAACACCCAG GAGTACCTCGATGTGTTGGGACGACCCATGGTGTTGGCAGGAAGTGACGCCAAACAGGTTCACTGGACCAATGTGTATCAGGATGCTTTG GGTCTCGGCATGGTTATAACTGGAACTTTGCCTGTGTTCAATCTCACAATGAAAGGAGGCTCACAG AATCAGCTGATACTGGGGGTCATGGGAGTGGACGTTCATCTGGATGAGATAAAGCGAATAACACCGCGCTACAAT CTTGGGGCCAATGGTTATATCTTTGCTATTGATGCAAATGGATATCTTCTCCTTCACCCAAACCTTCAGCCAAAG CTTGTGAACCTCCCCGAGCCCGTGACACTGGATTTTCTggatgcagaggtggaggacagcaGTAAAGAGGAG atccGGCGACAAATGATTGATGGACGACCGGGTGAAATGCAGGTCAAAACTCTCCTCAAGTCCATCGATGAG CAATACATCGACGATGTGTACAGGGGTTACACGTGGACCCCTGTTAATGGCACAGATTACAG TCTTGGTCTGGTGTTGCCTCCTTACAACGAGTTCTACATCCAGGCAGACCTGAGTGATGTGATGCTACAGCTCCAGT ATATGCAGTCGCTGCTCCCCAGCTCCTTCGAGTCCTCAGGACACGTGTTTCTGGCGCCGAG AGAATACTGCCAACGTCTGCATCTTTCCGACAACAACACTCAGTTTTTGCAGAACTTCCTCTCGCTCATGCTCGACATTTCTCTCGACTCGGATGAAT GTGACCTGGGCCTCGTCCACAACTTGATTTTGGACTCCAGAATCATCGGACAGCTCGCCTCTCGCGTTTGGAAGAACAAGGATTTGAATTC ATATGGTTTCCTGGCTGTATTTGCATCCACAGATGGAGGAATCACACGAGTGTTCCCTAATTT AGCTGCAGAGTTATGGGATGAGGATCCCGAACCCTTCAATTCAAACTACTACAGACGCAGCCTGGACAACAAAGGTTACATCTTCAGACCCCCGTTCAGATCTG CTTTAGATGACACTTTGGGACCTGAAAATAGCACAGTTGGGATTCTGGTCAGTTCAGCTGTCGAAGTTAATTTGGGAGGAAAAATTCTGAAACCCGCAG TGGTTGGAGTGAAGCTGGATTTGGAGGCGTGGGTGGACAAATTTAAGATCCTGGCCAGCAACGTGTCCGACAGTCGGCAGGGCTCACACAAG TGTGGGCCATCCAGAAGTTGCGAGATGGACTGTGAAGTGAACACTGAT GACCTCCTCTGTTATCTCATTGATGATGGTGGCTTCCTGGTCATGTCCAACCAGAGAGATCACTGGAAAAAG ATTGGTCTTTTCTTTGGGGATGTGGACCCGTATCTGATGCATGCGCTCTACAACAACTCCATTTTTACTCGTCGTCAGACCTTTCAGTACCAGTCTGCATGTgaaccagtcagcagcagccacacGGGCGCAGCAGTGAGAAGCATCTTTGTG cCATCCATCACCGACGTCCTGAACCTGGCATGGTGGACATCCACAGTGGCATG GTCTGTGACCCAGCAGCTACTGTATGGTCTGCTCCACAACAGCTGGCTATACCGAG ATGATCTTCTCGTGGAAGGTTTTGAGATGAGGGAAAGCAGCTGTGTCACCATCCAAAGTCAGTTCTACTTCACAAACACCACCAACTCCTACAACATGCTGCAGGACTGTGGAAACTGCTCACG GCTGTTCCACGCAAAACGGATAGAGAACACCAACCTGCTCTTCGTGGTCGCCGAGACGCTCCCGTGCAGCTCGTGCGAGATAGAACGACTGACACAGGTCAGGACAGAGT TCCAGGAAGAAAATCCATGTGAAGTTCTGAGCAACGCTCGCTATCGTAAAGGCCCGACTTCCTGCTTTGACTACAGTGCCTTA GAAAATACATCTGAGTGTGGACGGGGACACGCTCTGCAGTCCTCCATTGGAGTCCTTGTCTTTATTCAGCTCATTCTGCCTCATTTTCACGTCTGA